From Juglans regia cultivar Chandler chromosome 6, Walnut 2.0, whole genome shotgun sequence, the proteins below share one genomic window:
- the LOC109012880 gene encoding eukaryotic translation initiation factor 5A-like — translation MSDSEEHHFESKGDAGASKTYPQQAGTIRKNGYIVIKNRPCKVVEVSTSKTGKHGHAKCHFVGIDIFNGKKLEDIVPSSHNCDVPHVSRTDYQLIDISEDGFVSLLMDNGDTKDDLRLPTDDNLLGQIKDGFGEGKDLVLSVMSAMGEEQICALKDIGPKS, via the exons ATGTCGGACTCGGAAGAGCACCATTTTGAGTCTAAGGGCGACGCAGGAGCGTCAAAGACCTACCCCCAGCAAGCTGGTACCATTCGTAAGAATGGCTATATCGTCATCAAGAACAGGCCTTGCAAg GTTGTAGAAGTTTCCACTTCAAAGACAGGCAAGCATGGACATGCAAAGTGCCACTTTGTGGGAATTGACATATTTAATGGGAAGAAGCTTGAGGATATTGTTCCTTCATCCCACAACTGTGAT GTTCCTCATGTTTCTCGCACTGATTATCAGTTGATTGATATCTCTGAAGACGgtttt GTGAGTCTTTTAATGGATAATGGAGACACCAAGGATGATCTGAGGCTTCCTACTGACGACAATCTGCTCGGCCAG ATAAAAGATGGGTTTGGTGAAGGAAAGGACCTGGTGCTGAGCGTTATGTCTGCAATGGGGGAGGAGCAGATCTGTGCCCTTAAGGACATTGGCCCAAAAAGCTAA